Proteins encoded by one window of Mesorhizobium sp. INR15:
- a CDS encoding OmpA family protein encodes MKKTVLVVMATALLVTACTTTDPYTGDQKISNTAAGAGLGALAGASLGLLAGGNDRRNALIGAGIGALAGGAIGATMDQNEAELRRQLEGTGVSVTRSGDQIILNMPSDITFNVDQDAVKPGFYQVLNSVALVLKKFKQTTVDVFGHTDSTGGEQHNFDLSQRRALAVANYLSGQGVDSRRFAVTGFGKTRPVASNGTAEGRAQNRRVEIQLSPLT; translated from the coding sequence ATGAAAAAGACTGTGCTCGTCGTTATGGCGACGGCTTTGCTCGTGACCGCCTGCACCACCACTGATCCGTATACCGGCGATCAGAAGATTTCCAACACCGCCGCTGGCGCAGGCCTTGGCGCGCTGGCAGGTGCCAGCCTTGGTCTGCTTGCTGGCGGCAACGATCGCCGCAATGCTCTGATCGGTGCCGGCATCGGCGCGCTTGCCGGCGGCGCCATCGGCGCCACGATGGACCAGAACGAGGCCGAATTGCGCAGGCAGCTTGAGGGCACTGGCGTCAGCGTCACCCGTAGTGGCGACCAGATCATCCTCAACATGCCGTCCGACATTACCTTCAACGTCGATCAGGATGCGGTGAAGCCCGGCTTCTACCAGGTGCTGAATTCGGTCGCGCTGGTGCTGAAGAAGTTCAAGCAGACCACGGTTGATGTGTTCGGTCACACCGATTCGACCGGTGGCGAGCAGCACAATTTCGACCTGTCGCAGCGCCGTGCACTGGCGGTTGCCAATTACCTGTCCGGACAGGGCGTCGATTCGCGCCGCTTCGCCGTCACCGGCTTCGGCAAGACACGCCCCGTCGCGTCCAACGGCACCGCGGAAGGCCGCGCCCAGAACCGCCGCGTCGAAATCCAGCTCTCGCCGCTCACCTGA
- a CDS encoding GFA family protein: protein MTIKASCHCKATTFEVSEAPQTVTQCTCSFCSKRGSLWAYYTPSQFKLTSQSDNVSFYQWGSKTVKHGFCASCGCGTFTETPDWSTGTPDFDNPKISVNSRLFDDFDLDKVEIVVIDGKNLW, encoded by the coding sequence ATGACCATCAAGGCAAGCTGTCACTGCAAGGCGACGACATTCGAGGTTTCGGAGGCGCCGCAAACGGTGACACAATGCACTTGTTCCTTCTGCTCGAAACGCGGTTCGCTATGGGCTTATTACACACCCTCGCAATTCAAGCTCACCAGCCAGTCCGACAATGTTTCGTTCTACCAATGGGGCTCGAAAACCGTCAAACATGGCTTCTGCGCCAGCTGCGGCTGCGGCACCTTCACGGAAACTCCTGACTGGTCGACGGGGACACCGGATTTCGACAATCCCAAGATCAGCGTCAATTCCCGGCTGTTCGACGACTTCGACCTCGACAAGGTTGAAATCGTGGTGATCGACGGCAAGAACCTCTGGTAG
- a CDS encoding GFA family protein, with translation MVRKLAGKCFCGAVHYTVANEFIYAANCHCSNCRRTTGSAFKPIAGIERNKLDLIKGQDKLLIFGERDGNDTHCKICGSLLYSIVREGAFVHVAMGTLVDEPSIRPTAHIFVGSKAGWFTITDDLPQHQAHLVAAGSAGE, from the coding sequence ATGGTTCGCAAGCTTGCTGGAAAATGCTTCTGCGGTGCCGTTCACTATACCGTTGCCAACGAATTCATTTACGCGGCGAACTGTCATTGCTCGAACTGCAGGCGCACAACCGGTTCGGCCTTCAAGCCAATCGCGGGCATCGAACGCAACAAGCTTGATCTCATCAAGGGCCAGGACAAGCTGCTGATCTTCGGCGAAAGAGACGGCAACGACACCCACTGCAAGATCTGTGGCTCGTTGCTCTACTCGATCGTTCGCGAGGGGGCTTTTGTCCATGTGGCGATGGGAACGCTGGTCGACGAACCGTCCATCCGCCCGACCGCGCACATCTTCGTCGGTTCCAAGGCTGGTTGGTTCACCATCACCGACGATCTGCCGCAACATCAAGCGCATCTCGTGGCTGCCGGATCTGCCGGCGAATAG
- the prfB gene encoding peptide chain release factor 2 (programmed frameshift): MRAETQNIVDEIRQAITLLRRHFDWDQAIKRLEYLNVRAEDASLWNEPLEAQKLMRERQGLEEGIAAVKGFTQALEDNIGLIELGEEEKDEAVIAEAEAAIRSMQGEAKARQIETLLSGEADANDTYLEVHAGAGGTESQDWASMLLRMYTRWAERRRFKVEVLEVHDGEEAGIKSATLLIKGHNAYGWLKTESGVHRLVRISPYDSNARRHTSFSSIWVYPVVDDAIDIDVNESDVRIDTYRSSGSGGQHVNTTDSAVRITHLATGIAVACQAERSQHKNKAKAWEMLRSRLYEEELKKREAVANATEASKSDIGWGHQIRSYVLQPYQLVKDLRTGVESTSPSSVLDGDLDDFMEASLSQRIEGGAGEAVADLD, translated from the exons ATGCGCGCGGAAACGCAGAACATTGTCGACGAGATCAGGCAGGCAATTACCCTGCTGAGGAGGCAT TTTGACTGGGATCAGGCCATAAAGCGGCTTGAATACCTGAATGTGCGTGCCGAGGACGCGAGCCTCTGGAACGAACCGCTGGAAGCGCAGAAGCTGATGCGCGAACGCCAGGGTCTCGAAGAGGGGATCGCGGCGGTGAAGGGATTCACCCAGGCGCTGGAAGACAATATCGGCCTGATCGAGCTTGGCGAGGAAGAGAAGGACGAAGCTGTCATCGCCGAGGCGGAGGCGGCGATCCGCTCGATGCAGGGCGAGGCGAAGGCCCGCCAGATCGAGACGCTGCTCTCGGGCGAGGCTGACGCCAACGACACCTATCTCGAAGTCCATGCCGGCGCCGGCGGTACCGAGAGCCAGGACTGGGCCTCGATGCTTTTGCGCATGTACACGCGCTGGGCCGAGCGCCGCCGCTTCAAGGTCGAAGTGCTGGAAGTGCATGACGGCGAAGAGGCCGGCATCAAGTCCGCCACGCTGCTGATCAAGGGCCACAATGCTTATGGCTGGCTGAAGACGGAATCGGGCGTCCATCGCCTGGTGCGCATTTCGCCCTATGACAGCAATGCGCGCCGGCACACATCCTTCTCCAGCATCTGGGTCTATCCTGTCGTTGACGACGCGATCGACATCGACGTCAACGAATCCGATGTTCGCATCGACACTTATCGTTCGTCGGGCTCGGGCGGTCAGCACGTCAACACCACCGATTCGGCCGTTCGCATCACCCACCTTGCGACAGGCATAGCGGTTGCCTGCCAGGCGGAACGCTCGCAGCACAAGAACAAGGCCAAGGCCTGGGAAATGCTGCGCTCGCGCCTTTACGAGGAAGAGTTGAAGAAGCGCGAAGCGGTGGCCAATGCCACGGAGGCATCGAAGAGCGATATTGGTTGGGGCCACCAGATCCGTTCCTACGTTCTGCAGCCCTACCAGCTGGTCAAGGATCTGCGCACCGGCGTCGAAAGCACCAGTCCGTCGAGCGTGCTTGACGGCGACCTCGATGACTTCATGGAGGCGTCGTTGTCGCAGCGTATCGAAGGCGGCGCTGGCGAAGCCGTGGCCGACCTGGACTAG